In Meles meles chromosome 2, mMelMel3.1 paternal haplotype, whole genome shotgun sequence, the sequence CTTGAAGAAAAACGAAAGCAGAAAGCTGAAAAGACAAAGTCTTCAAAAGCTAAGAATCAAGGTACAGGAAGTgttaactttaatattttaaatgtcttataTACTTCATTAATTTTAGATATATTACTTATGAgatgattataaaatataatgatcTAAGTTACATCTCAAAAAACTGTGTTAAAAAACTAATCTATTTTCAGATACGGGAGATTTCCTTTATAATCTGATGTGttgaataactttttaaattatatttctgtgtCTAAACATTCTGTCGGGTGCCAGCTCATACAACTCACATTTTAGCAATTTACTTTCCTGTGACTGTGGAATGAATTATCTCTGGAAAATGAATTGTTAACCTATGAGTAATCAAGCCTTGATGGTGATATCAGTAGAATTAATCAACGCTTTATGTTATCTAAAGTGTCAGACATTTATCTGGAATATTTTATTGACCCAAACTGAACTTACTCTGGGCAGTGATCCTGTATAATATacaaaaacatatatgtatatatatatatatttgcaattaAAAAGGTAAGGCTCCtccatctaaaatatttttttttatcccagCACAACTTAAGGATATTAAAGCTAtctagcatttttaaaataattagaaaatcttaatgaaaaagaaatactaatgTTGTTTATAAACTCTGTTCTGAAATACAgtttattgattgtttctttcctAGGCAAAAATAGTGTGGATTTAGAAGAATCATCAGCAAAGAGTGTGGAACTTAAAACCCCCAGAATTAAAGAAGTCCTTAAAGAACggaaagttttagaaaaaaaagtagccttaagcaaaaaaagaaaaaaagattcgaGGTACATATTTTATCTGGCAGCATTCCTATGGTAACATTCCCCCAGCATGCTTTCAGAAGAGAGGCATTGACAGGGTTAATAAAAAGCCTTACCTTGAATGTGTGTGTCATTATCACATGTTTATGAAAACCATAGGGTTTTACTTCTTGTCGCTTAATTCATTGTGTTAATATCTATATTTCAAAATAGtgtttcttaatcatttttagaGGGTGGATCCCCCAAAAAACGCACATGCATAAACAGTTGTTTCTAGaatttcagagttcatagtcccTCTAGAATCTCAGGAAATATCTCCACTGTGGACATTCAATAACCTCTTATTTACATTGACTGCATGCATTTTCCAGGCTTGCTAGGCATTCTCTTCAGTGGTGTTCATGCATCTCCCCATAATCCAGAGGGCTGAACCAAATTCTTACTTATCATTGTGTTATCATAGTTAATTCTATAAGAATTAGGAAGCTGAAGAGACTCTGAAAGTGACTCTGAAGTCCTTGGAGCCATAAGCTATGACCAGGTTGCAATTATGGACATTTATCACAGACTTCAAGGTAGCAGAATCAATAATCTGCAGAACTCAGAGGAGTCtgctctcagttttcttattgtaCCTCATTACTATTGGTCTGAGTAAATATGACTACCATATTTTCTCAAAAGAAGGTAAGACATTTGAAATCTAATTATAGCCAATAAAGTATTCATTTTCAAGCAACaaattaggaattttttttcaagtatactTTCCTTTAGTGCCAAGAGTAAATCACACTGGGGATTATGTTTGCTTCTGTTGACTAAGATACAAATTAAACTGAAATGTAAGGAGGGTTCATTTATGGATCAAGtgtttataataaagaaaaacgaagctttttttttttttttaaccttcctgAGAAACACTTACATTTGATTCAAATCAAGTTAATGTATGACTCTTCCCTCCCACTTAGGAATATTGAAGAGAATTCTAAAAAGAAACAACAGTCTGAAGAAGATTTGAAAGAATCTCTCAAGACAAGTGAGGTGTGTCTTAATTAATAAAACCTATTTCAAATTCTCTTTTGTTAGATATAGGCCATTCAGTCCTTTGGAGTAAAACTTAGAAATTCAATTTGCTCTTTtccaagttaaataaaaaatccCTCATCTTTAGCATTCTTGAACGCCCATTCTATTATGGCCtgaattcctcattttaactagtTGATTCATGTAATCTTTTATTTAGTTAACAGCTACTTTTTCCTACTTTCCTTTCCCTCACCCCCTAACGCCCCACCCCTATTTCTTATATTGACAATAACAAAATTACCAGTAATGATAATAAGAAAAAAGGGGGGTgctggcgcctgggtgactccgtaGGTTAAACGTCTaccttccacccaggtcatgatctgagtcccaatatcagccccacattgggagacatgctaagtggggagtctattctccctctactcctccctctactcatgctccctctctcttgctcactctctctttctcaaataaataagtaaaatctttaaaaaaaaaaaaaaagaaagaaaggggagggcTCTAAAATCCCTCCACCATAGCGGACCATCCATTTCATTCTAATACACTCTTCATCcgtaaatatatgtaattttgtaGAGTGGATATAATCTTgcaaaatgattttaatattcCTTCTTACTCATCTCATGTTACTTTGTAAGCttctaattattatatttaatgatTGCATAGTGTTTTATTGAATAGACATACTATGATTTAAGCATTTCCTTAGAGTTGAGCATTTAGATTACTTACAAGATCTGATCAAttgaaatagtaaaaattatGTTCAATGAATGTTTGGATTATTTTCTTGGGGTAAACTTTTACTTTCACTGGATTTAAATCCTTATTTACCCTGCCACATTTATAATTCTGAAgccaaaattttttcttttttgtgagtaagctccacacccaacctggggctcagactcatgaccctgaaatcaagagttacatgctctaccaactgagccagccaggtgcccctatacccTAACTATGTTAGGGAAAACTaataatttaaagattatttgtttgtAGCCAATAAAtaatcttcatttctttatttagaaaTTATAGGTATATTTATGAGTATATCCTGATGTTTTAATGgcgtattttaaaatatttagcttcattttgtgataaatttctttgaaaaagtatctcataaaattttattcatgttAGTTGGTTGGAACTACTATAAAATTAGGTTGATAAAAtccctgttctttctttgatgaattttaaagtgtttttttaagatttcactatGCCCTACTCCCTGAGTTagtaaatttcattaatttttgtgttAAATGCTGAGACAGTACAGTGATAAACTGACCCAGAGACAGAAATCTTTCTGAGAACTTCACCCCATTATTTGAATACGAATAATTACAGGTAGTAGTGAGACTGTACTAAAGTATATTTCATTCATTAATACTAATAATCTCCTCAGTGCCATACCTTGGGGCTGGGAGGAAGGTCAGATGTGCTCGTCCATCAGTGTCTTCCTTTGGTTACATAAACATACACATGCTTTATATGTGATATGGTTAGTGTTACAGTGAGTTATCATGTACATTTGAAACTTCCTAAGTAAAATGACCTACAAGTAGCCTGGATTCATGAGGTTTCCATAAATAATTCAATCTCCTAAATTAAAATGTTAGGAaacctttatttatttcagtataaaatttttaattatcttcATTGTCAGCTATGCTTTGGGACTAAAAAGAATATCGGACTGTCATTTGTGCagcttatattttttaatgggtaTTAGTGAACTTTAATAATTTGACGTTAAAGGCCTCCCAAATGCATGGACAGATCTTAGGGGAAATAACTAATTGTGCACAGATGTCTGTGATGTAGTGGGAAGAGTCCTCAACTGAGAATGAAATCCTCTCAGCTTGTTGCCTGGGTATCAAGTTATGGAGCCACTCTGACCTTCGGTTTCCTGGTGCATAAAATGAGGTCACCCATACCTACCACAGGCTGGCTGAAATTAAGTGATATGTCACACCTGACAACATTCAGCATATCCAGTGTACCCAAATGTTAAGTCTAAATATAAAAGTCGATTTTAGTATTGctcatattttaacttttattttcttacagcatTGTGAAAAGGAAAAGGTGTCTTCTTCAAAGGATCTGAAGCATGTTCATGCAAAAAGTGAACCAAGTAAACCTGCCCGGAGACTTTCAGAATCTTTGCATTCAgctgatgaaaacaaaaatgaatccaAAATAGAAAGAGAACATAAAAGACGCACGTCTACCCCTGTTGTGGTGGAAGGGGCACAGGAAGAACCTGATACAAGAGATGGGAAAAGGCAAGCAGAACGGTCAGAAATTGGCACAGAAGAGCCCCAGAAACAGAAAAgcacacttaaaaatgaaaagcatctAAAAAAAGATGATTCTGAAGCAGCACATGTGAAAAGCCTAcctaagaaagagacaaaatcttCCAAGGAAAAGCCTGAAAAAGACAAGACTCTGTCAGAAGACAAATTATctacaaaacataaatataaaggTGACTGTATGCATAAAACAGGTGATGACACTGAGCTTCATTCTTCAGAGAAAggtttaaaaatggatgaaaatattcaaaagcaaaatcaacaaacaaaactttcttcagatgaaaaaactgaacgAAAAAGTAAACATAAGAATGAAAGGAAGTTATCAATTTTAGGCAAAGATGGAAAGCCAGTTtctgaatatattataaaaacagaTGAGAATGTTcgtaaagaaaacaacaaaaaagagaggcACATATCAGCTGAGAAGACTAAGGCAGAGCACAAATCAAGAAGATCAAGTGATTCTAAAATTCAGAAAGATCCTCTGAGTTCTAAGCAACATGGAATCGCATTACAGAGAAGAAGTGAAAGTTATTCAGAGGATAAGTGTGATACAGACTCAACTAATTTAGATAGTAATTCAAAACCAGAAGAGGTGGTTCACAAGGAAAAGCGAAGAACAAAGAGCTTACTAGAAGAGAAACTTATGTTAAAGTCTAAACCAAAAAGTCAAGGCAAACAGTTAAAAGGAGTTGAAACGGAATTACAAGAAAGCGTCACAAAACAGGTGGCCactccaaaaccagataaggagaAGAACACAGAGGAAATCGACCCAGATAGACAGCGGAAGTCTAAAGTTGAAGACAAACCTTCTGAGGAAATTGGTGTCGAAGTTGTATTGGACAGTGCCGCTTGCTCAGCACATGGTACACAGAAGGATTCTAGTCACAGAACCAAGTTACCATTAGCAAAGGAGAAATACAAGGCTGATAAGGATTCAGGCTCCTCCAGACCTGAGAGAAAGTTATCAGATGGGCACAAAAGCAGAACCTTAAAGCATGGTagtaaggaaatgaaaaggaaggaagaaaacaaatcagATGACAAGGATGGTAAAGAAGTTGACAGTAACCATGAAAAGGCCAGATGGAATAGTTCAGTTTCGGAAAAGAAATTAAGTAGAAGGTTGTGTGAAAACCGAAGAGGAAGCTTATCCCAAGAAATgaccaaaggagaagaaaaaccaGCAGCAAACTCCTTGAGCACTGTCAATAGTCCCTCTGTTCAGAAACCAAAAAAGTGCAGTGATACCACAGTAGTGTCTGAACAAGAGCCAATGGAAATTGATTCTGAGCCATCTgttgaaaatgtatttgaagtatCTAAAACCCAAGATGGCAGCAGTAATAGTTCTCAGCAAGGCAGTGACTCTGAAAATGTTatgaaacaaaaaaccaatatcGTTTTAAAGGATGAATTAAGAACTTCCACAGTAGATTCAAAAACAGCAGCTCCAGCCTGTAAATCAGGACGTGGAACAGGAGTTGTTGGTAATTCTGAAAAGCACGCTGACCATAAAGGCACACTTACCAAGAAAGTACATATCCAAAGCACTGTGTCCAAACTGAACTCTGGGGAAAAAGAGCCCATTCAACAGGGAACTCATGAAACAAATACAGACTCTGAAACTAGTCATAGACTGTTGTCACGAGCCCCATCAGAAAATGATAGAACACAGAAGAATTTGAAAAACACAACCAGACTCACTGAAGAACATGTTGCTCAAGGAAATGCTGGTCATGAGCATTCCCCAAATTTAGATCCTTCACCGTCCTTAAATTTAGTAACTGTGATCCCTCAGAAAGAATCTTGTGATGCAGATGTAAGTCCTTTGATTGACAAAAGGACTGTTTTAGAAGGTGGCACAGCCAGCACTTCCCTTGTAGAGCACTCTGACATTCCTAACCAAAGTTTGACTCTTAGGGAATCAGAAGTCCCTAGGACAAGTGACAGCAAAGAAAGTGGGGCAGTTTCCACAGTAGATACACTGGCAAAAGCAAGCATGGATAGCAGAAGACACATTCCAGAAGGTTTCCAGCCTGCTGGGCTGCACACTAAACAAGGAAAAGTAATTGTGCCTGTTGGTAGCAAGTTAATAGATGTGAATACAGAAAATGAGAATGCTCACAAAGAAGGCAGCTTTGTGGACATGGCCAGGAAAGAAAGTGACTTCAACACAGAGCCCAGTTCAAAGCAGACAACAAGAGCGGTACTAGAAAATGGTAAAAAGTCTGGCATCACTGTTGACCCTGTAGTAGGCATGAGAACAGAAAAAGATGCTGAGACCATCAAACTTAAGTGTAGTAGTGGCCCAggtgaaatggaaaacaaatcagTTGTGGTTGAAGGAAGGACTGAAAGTAGTGAGGTCGACACCAGTGCTGGAAGTAACGCTGCTTCCTCAGTTTTACAGCAGAGGAATGGAGAAACTGCTGATGGCACAACCGGGTCTGGCAGAGCAGAAAAGACTTCTTTTGCCACTAGCACTGCAAGGAAGGACGAAGGTGTTCCCCTAAATACAGTAAAGGCAGGGGATGCCACGACCACTTCCTCAGAAACAGGAGAGGGTGAGGTGGCTGTGCCCTGCACAAGCATTGAGGCAGATGAAGGCTTCATAACAGGTGCATGCTCTAAAAACAATCCTCTTCACACTGGGGTAGAAGCCAGTGAATGCACAGTTTTTGCTGCCGCGGAAGAAAGCGGAGGCATTGTCACAGAAGGATTTGCCGAAAGTGAAACCTTCCTCACAAGCACCAAGGAGGGAGAAAGTGGAGAGTGTGCTATGGCTGAATCTGAAGAGAGGGCAGTGGGCCCTGTGACTGCTCATGAAGTCACGGTTGAAGATGATGTCAACAGTGGTGTGACAGAAGAGAAGGATGATGCTGTCACCAGTGCTGGCTCAGAAGAAAAATGTGATGGTTCTTCACATACAGACTTGGAAATGGCTGAAGGAACTGTTAGCTTTATTAGTGAGGTTGAAAGTGATGGCGCGGTGACAAGTGCTGGGACAGAAATAAGGGAGGGCTCCTTAAGCAGTGAAGAGGTGGATGGATTCCAGAGAAATCTCACAAGAATGGGCcccaaaaaagaaactgaaggaacTGTGACATGCACCAGAGCAGAAAGGAGAAGTGCTACCTCTATTATGTGCCCAGTAACAGGCGCCAAACGACAGGAAGAGCATGTGGTTACAGGCGCAGCTGTGACCCTCGTCAGTAATGACACACCACCAGGAACCAGTGCCCCCCAAGAAGGGAATGCTTCTGCGAATGACGGGGCAGAAGGTGAAAGTGCCGTCACCAGCACAGGGATAACAGAAGAAGATGGAGAGGGGCTGGGGAGCTGCACAGGTTCAGAAGAAGGCAGTGAGGGCTTTCCTCTAAGTTCTGAATCAGAAGATAACGGAGAGAGTGCAATGGACAGCACAGTAGCTAAAGAAGCCACTAACGTACCATCCGTCGCTGCTGGGCCATGTGATGATGAAGGAATTGTAACCAGCACTGGTGCAAAAGAGGAGGATGAGGAAGGTGAAGGGGTGGTGACCAGtactggaaggggaaatgaaattGGGCATGCATCCACTTGCACTGGGACAGAGGAGGAGAGTGAAGGGGCATCAATTTGTGGAAGTGCCGAAGAAGGTGACAGTCAGATTGGTACCGCAGCAGGGCGTGTAGGAGCAGAGGCTGGAGCCACCATCACCAATGCCAACGAGAGCAATGTTGACAGCATGAGTGGTGCAGAGAAAGGTGTGAAACATAGGGAGATCTGCTTCAGTGCAAAAGGGATTGTAGAAAGCAGTGTAACCAGCGTGGCTTCAGGGAAGGGTGAAGTGGCACCAGTTCCCGAGGGTGGTGAGGATCCCATGACTAGTGCAGCTTCAGGTCAGAATGACAATTTGctcaccagaaaagaaaaaattgatgaTACCACAATTTCCACCGGCCTGGTGGGGGGCAGCTACAAGGTACTTGCATCCAGGGCAGTCCCAGAATGTGAAGCTGGTCACACATCACCCAGTGGAAAAGAAGACGAAGGTACCATCACCTCGGTGGACAATGAAGAATGTGATGGCCTTATGGCTAGTACAGCCAGTGACAGTGTTCCCAACCAAACTTGCTTAGCTGGGGGTAAAAGTCCAGGCAAAGGCTTGATGATTTCTACCAGCACCACGCATGACTACAGCACTCAGTTAAGCACAGTTACAGGCGTGGAAGAAGGTCATTCAAGTGCTCTGAGAACCGGAGAAAATAAGGAAGGCACCAGAATAAACATGGAGGAATTTGAGGCCCCCATGCCCAGTGCAGTGTCAGGAGATGAAAGCCAGCTCCCTGCtatgagaaatgaagagaaagatgAGTGTGCCATGATTTCCACGAGCATAGGGGAGGAGTTCGAAGTGCCCATTTCCAGTGCCACAACCATCACGTGTGCAGAAAGTCAGCAGCCAGTGGCCACCATGGAAGAAAGCGCTCAGGACCCCCGCCTAGTGAGCACCGATGACTTTGAGGGGCCCATGCCCAGTGCGGCCACAGCGGTTGAGAGCCCTCTTGCCTCAACCAGCAAGGAGGAGAAAGACGAGTGCGCGCTCATCTCCACCAGCATAGCAGAGGAATGCGAGGCTTCTATTTCTGGTGACCTCGCCGAAAGCGAAAAGGTGCGACCCACCACTGTGGGTCTGGAAGAGAAAGACGGGAGCGCCATCATCTCCACCAGCTCCGGAGAAGACTGCGAGGGCCCCGTGTCTAGCGCCGCCCCTCAGGAGGATGTCCAGCCCTCTGTCACCCGAGCAGAGGAGATCAGCGACACCACCATGATTTCCACAAGCACCTCCGAAGGCCGAGAAGCAGTCATGATGGGCGCTCTCCCGCAGGACGACGAGCCACCTGGC encodes:
- the BOD1L1 gene encoding biorientation of chromosomes in cell division protein 1-like 1 isoform X2, with product MATNPQPQPPPPAPPPPPPQPQPPPPPPGPGAGPGAAGGAGAGAGAGDPQLVAMIVNHLKSQGLFDQFRRDCLADVDTKPAYQNLRQRVDNFVANHLATHTWSPHLNKNQLRNNIRQQVLKSGMLESGIDRIISQVVDPKINHTFRPQVEKAVHEFLATLNHKEEASGSTAPDDEKPDSSIITQGVPVPGPSANVANDALSILETITSLNQEASAARASTETSNAKTSERVSKKLPSQPSIDTSTEKEKTSEDIADKEKPTPDSAGEGQETAPKPEEFTDLPCPIEEIKNHTKESNNSVLLNKDVQQESSDQKNKSTDKGEKKPESNDKGERKKEKKEKTEKKFDHSKRNEDLQKVKEEKQIKEKEIECPKLPLEKNSNKPKTIEGTKEDCSLIDSDVDGLTDITVSSVHTSDLSSFEEDTEEEVLMSDSMEEGEITSDDEEKNKQNKTKTQTSDPSEGKAKSVRHAYVHKPYLYSKYYSDSDDELTVEQRRQSIAKEKEERLLRRQINREKLEEKRKQKAEKTKSSKAKNQGKNSVDLEESSAKSVELKTPRIKEVLKERKVLEKKVALSKKRKKDSRNIEENSKKKQQSEEDLKESLKTSEHCEKEKVSSSKDLKHVHAKSEPSKPARRLSESLHSADENKNESKIEREHKRRTSTPVVVEGAQEEPDTRDGKRQAERSEIGTEEPQKQKSTLKNEKHLKKDDSEAAHVKSLPKKETKSSKEKPEKDKTLSEDKLSTKHKYKGDCMHKTGDDTELHSSEKGLKMDENIQKQNQQTKLSSDEKTERKSKHKNERKLSILGKDGKPVSEYIIKTDENVRKENNKKERHISAEKTKAEHKSRRSSDSKIQKDPLSSKQHGIALQRRSESYSEDKCDTDSTNLDSNSKPEEVVHKEKRRTKSLLEEKLMLKSKPKSQGKQLKGVETELQESVTKQVATPKPDKEKNTEEIDPDRQRKSKVEDKPSEEIGVEVVLDSAACSAHGTQKDSSHRTKLPLAKEKYKADKDSGSSRPERKLSDGHKSRTLKHGSKEMKRKEENKSDDKDGKEVDSNHEKARWNSSVSEKKLSRRLCENRRGSLSQEMTKGEEKPAANSLSTVNSPSVQKPKKCSDTTVVSEQEPMEIDSEPSVENVFEVSKTQDGSSNSSQQGSDSENVMKQKTNIVLKDELRTSTVDSKTAAPACKSGRGTGVVGNSEKHADHKGTLTKKVHIQSTVSKLNSGEKEPIQQGTHETNTDSETSHRLLSRAPSENDRTQKNLKNTTRLTEEHVAQGNAGHEHSPNLDPSPSLNLVTVIPQKESCDADVSPLIDKRTVLEGGTASTSLVEHSDIPNQSLTLRESEVPRTSDSKESGAVSTVDTLAKASMDSRRHIPEGFQPAGLHTKQGKVIVPVGSKLIDVNTENENAHKEGSFVDMARKESDFNTEPSSKQTTRAVLENGKKSGITVDPVVGMRTEKDAETIKLKCSSGPGEMENKSVVVEGRTESSEVDTSAGSNAASSVLQQRNGETADGTTGSGRAEKTSFATSTARKDEGVPLNTVKAGDATTTSSETGEGEVAVPCTSIEADEGFITGACSKNNPLHTGVEASECTVFAAAEESGGIVTEGFAESETFLTSTKEGESGECAMAESEERAVGPVTAHEVTVEDDVNSGVTEEKDDAVTSAGSEEKCDGSSHTDLEMAEGTVSFISEVESDGAVTSAGTEIREGSLSSEEVDGFQRNLTRMGPKKETEGTVTCTRAERRSATSIMCPVTGAKRQEEHVVTGAAVTLVSNDTPPGTSAPQEGNASANDGAEGESAVTSTGITEEDGEGLGSCTGSEEGSEGFPLSSESEDNGESAMDSTVAKEATNVPSVAAGPCDDEGIVTSTGAKEEDEEGEGVVTSTGRGNEIGHASTCTGTEEESEGASICGSAEEGDSQIGTAAGRVGAEAGATITNANESNVDSMSGAEKGVKHREICFSAKGIVESSVTSVASGKGEVAPVPEGGEDPMTSAASGQNDNLLTRKEKIDDTTISTGLVGGSYKVLASRAVPECEAGHTSPSGKEDEGTITSVDNEECDGLMASTASDSVPNQTCLAGGKSPGKGLMISTSTTHDYSTQLSTVTGVEEGHSSALRTGENKEGTRINMEEFEAPMPSAVSGDESQLPAMRNEEKDECAMISTSIGEEFEVPISSATTITCAESQQPVATMEESAQDPRLVSTDDFEGPMPSAATAVESPLASTSKEEKDECALISTSIAEECEASISGDLAESEKVRPTTVGLEEKDGSAIISTSSGEDCEGPVSSAAPQEDVQPSVTRAEEISDTTMISTSTSEGREAVMMGALPQDDEPPGAARMEDLSDAAIISTSTAEVPAGLDRLDENPRTSSSVDGKAPPSAHRMSKGEAPRPSLMCTNSCPHPGPPAGGRAVDTEEGRRSVAVHEPSAAGGPPGPTQASEEGYRWDSSCEVPLVGKEQSESNLGLINAAEGSVWLSSVQRRRGSQEAATAGHTTCWAGRDLQRRVDSPEDLPGPEQRAGPTAEDPSLGIRCLPAVSPVAKNTDYVLPARGTAVEPSSPEQSWPTAPGNTTTECINGQESEIGPSHMLVLPAAYSVALSAPNYEHDLTVKGDHNGKQLVQESNEKTGDGNGMRKSSQEEADLKVHPEENLHDIGNEESPPNVLGGRALKGTLKTETFVQSEEEKNHEILTAPASPCGRKPSGVAELQRETFLVNESLNNAKNIGSRANEELRSKSPNKEEISSSRKDSTEALRDHGVEANPKEVEEEERQIPKRKRKKHYPSSEDELDDNPDVLDSKIETAQRQCSETEPQDIKEENTGDLEELSKTSSKTNSTASRAMDEKDEYNSGEAAGEKTEQNDDDNVKSQEEDQPVIIKRKRGRPRKHPLETALKTKEDCKTDTGIVTVEQSPPGGKPKLTQTDESNKETTTLQERSISNDDGEEKTVASVRRRGRKPKRSLTLSDDAESSEPERKRQKSVSEATEDKKDQESEEEEEEEEEDEPSGATTRSTTRSEAQRRHHSKPSARAASTFGSPETISARNRQILAKEKLSAREKVSKSPPLGRSKAQLSPSSKRKREASPPGARTRGQQRVEEAPSKKAKR